In Argonema galeatum A003/A1, one DNA window encodes the following:
- a CDS encoding DUF29 domain-containing protein, producing MAQPSQLTTQTLYSQDYYLWIKTTINQLRVGQFYVVDIDNLIEELESMGRSEKRAIKSLLIRLLEHLLKLKYWDAERERNEGHWKGEIRTFRREIKDRLKDSPSLKPYILEIFDECYEEARAEASDRSKLSLHTFPVTPIGSLEQILELNSFPDHS from the coding sequence ATGGCGCAACCATCGCAACTAACAACTCAGACGTTATATAGCCAAGATTATTATCTTTGGATTAAAACAACTATAAACCAACTTCGTGTCGGTCAATTTTATGTCGTAGATATAGATAACTTGATCGAAGAGTTGGAGAGTATGGGTAGAAGCGAGAAGCGAGCAATTAAAAGTTTATTAATTCGACTTCTAGAACATCTATTGAAACTTAAATACTGGGATGCCGAACGAGAACGTAATGAAGGTCACTGGAAAGGTGAGATCCGAACATTTCGGAGAGAAATTAAAGATCGACTGAAAGATAGTCCCAGCCTGAAGCCTTACATCCTAGAAATTTTTGACGAATGCTACGAAGAAGCAAGAGCAGAAGCAAGCGATCGTTCAAAACTTTCGCTCCATACATTTCCGGTAACACCAATTGGATCTTTGGAACAAATTTTAGAGTTAAACTCGTTTCCCGATCATAGCTAG
- a CDS encoding response regulator — protein sequence MALILIVEDAAFIRKMLQKILKAEGHTILEAPNGLQGLQMIRTHNPECIVLDLLMPEMGGRQVLLALRDEGLQIPTIVVTADVQQTTRAECLELGALTVLNKIPKPEELRHWVKKAIGVATQEGIYEPNS from the coding sequence GTGGCATTGATTTTAATCGTAGAAGATGCAGCTTTCATTCGCAAGATGCTCCAGAAAATCCTGAAAGCAGAAGGACATACCATCCTGGAAGCGCCGAACGGACTACAAGGTCTACAGATGATTCGCACCCACAACCCAGAGTGTATAGTGTTAGACCTCTTAATGCCGGAAATGGGCGGGCGACAAGTGCTTCTGGCGCTGCGGGACGAAGGTTTGCAGATTCCGACAATTGTAGTGACGGCGGATGTTCAGCAAACCACTCGCGCTGAATGCTTAGAACTGGGAGCGTTAACAGTTCTTAACAAGATCCCCAAACCAGAGGAACTGCGCCATTGGGTCAAAAAAGCGATCGGGGTTGCCACCCAGGAAGGGATATATGAACCTAACAGTTGA
- a CDS encoding acyl-CoA thioesterase, translating into MQKFITQLKVRHYEMDALGHVNNAVYQHYLEQAGIEHSEYLGFTVARYHELGGVFVMRRLEIDYLRPAVAGDILEITTWLQELRGSRAIRRYELRILGKEELVVKAEVLWVWVNLATMRPKAIPPIMLQAFQGTKPSSLSEPLTATDIG; encoded by the coding sequence ATGCAAAAATTTATCACACAATTAAAAGTGCGGCATTACGAAATGGATGCCCTGGGTCACGTTAACAACGCCGTTTATCAGCATTATTTAGAACAGGCGGGGATTGAACATTCCGAATATCTGGGTTTTACAGTAGCTCGCTACCATGAATTAGGTGGAGTGTTCGTGATGCGACGTTTGGAAATTGATTATCTCCGTCCCGCCGTGGCAGGCGATATTCTGGAAATCACTACTTGGTTGCAAGAACTTCGCGGTTCCCGTGCCATCCGTCGTTACGAACTTCGTATCTTAGGAAAAGAAGAGTTAGTGGTGAAAGCAGAAGTTTTGTGGGTGTGGGTGAATTTGGCGACGATGCGCCCAAAAGCTATTCCTCCAATTATGCTACAAGCCTTCCAAGGGACTAAGCCATCTTCTCTCAGCGAACCGCTAACAGCAACAGATATTGGCTAA
- a CDS encoding Uma2 family endonuclease has translation MTASTVERLDEPILIDGLTWREFKAVEQLIDRPGLRLSFLDGVLEIVKMPGKKHETVKERIGTLLDTYLELAGFDYTPTGSMTLESEVEQVKREADKSYELRPDREHPDLVIEVTVTSGGINKLEAYKRLQIPEVWFWEKGKLLLYALGSDGYVEIERSEVLPNLNIELLTRCINLSNHVQAVKEFRQGINLS, from the coding sequence ATGACCGCTTCCACAGTAGAACGTCTGGACGAACCGATTTTAATCGACGGTTTGACATGGCGCGAATTCAAAGCAGTTGAGCAATTGATCGATCGTCCGGGGTTACGGTTGTCATTTTTAGATGGAGTGCTGGAAATCGTAAAGATGCCTGGTAAGAAACACGAAACTGTTAAGGAACGGATCGGAACGTTACTAGATACTTATTTAGAACTTGCTGGCTTTGATTATACCCCCACTGGGTCTATGACGCTGGAAAGTGAAGTAGAACAAGTAAAACGCGAAGCGGATAAGTCATACGAACTAAGGCCCGATCGCGAACATCCAGATCTCGTTATTGAAGTTACTGTTACCAGCGGAGGAATTAACAAACTGGAAGCATACAAGCGCCTTCAAATTCCTGAAGTTTGGTTCTGGGAAAAAGGAAAGCTGTTGCTGTATGCTCTGGGTTCTGACGGATATGTTGAAATCGAGCGATCGGAGGTTTTACCAAATTTAAATATAGAACTCCTGACTCGTTGCATTAACTTATCCAACCACGTTCAAGCAGTGAAAGAGTTTCGACAAGGAATTAATCTAAGCTGA
- a CDS encoding diguanylate cyclase domain-containing protein, with protein MNEIQAAQKEFGILDRVPEGVCVLREDFSVLFWNRCLEDWTGISRSEILLKDIGIYFPHLHQPKYAHRLKQIFEGGPPTIFSSQLHKSIIPAQMADGRWRIQHTTVTTVPAPDFRFGSLLSRACECDFRLGNAACESDIVESHQQLNNPKSFYALFVIEDVTDLTYRIQDYRAMRDRALEEIKERTKVEEALRESQHFIQTIADATPCLIYIYDLIEKRNIYINRQVDLLLGYTAEEIQQMGSQLFPDLMYPEDLWQVSAHQEKFTIAQDGDILEREYRIKHRSGEWCWFHSREIVFARTAEGLPKQILGTAQDISKRKWTEEAMRLQTERERLMGVITQHIRQSLNLSEVLNTAVTQVRQFLGTDRAIIFRFGPNTHKDSNIVKIGNVAVESLASNCTSILGANIPDCCLRDGNFSYYQQGNIRAIEDISTAANFPNCHIELLRNWGVKANLEVPILQGEQLWGLLMVQQCGTLRAWQPLEIELMKHLANQLAIAIQQAELYQQLQAANEQLQRLASSDGLTHIANRRRFDEYLLQQLLILARDKQPLSLILCDIDFFKSYNDTYGHQAGDECLRLVAKAIQRAVKRPADLVARYGGEEFAVILPNTDLKGALRVAKEIQIRVKDLQIPHFASEVSDCITLSAGVACLIPTADISPKELIAGADRALYQAKNLGRDRIVMCSESCLSQV; from the coding sequence ATGAACGAGATCCAGGCAGCCCAGAAAGAGTTTGGCATTCTTGATCGGGTTCCCGAAGGAGTTTGCGTTCTCCGAGAAGATTTTAGCGTTCTTTTTTGGAACCGATGTCTGGAAGACTGGACGGGAATTTCTAGAAGCGAAATTCTCTTAAAGGATATTGGCATCTATTTTCCTCATCTGCATCAGCCTAAGTACGCCCATAGACTGAAGCAGATTTTTGAAGGTGGACCCCCAACTATTTTTTCTTCTCAGCTTCACAAGTCGATTATTCCCGCTCAGATGGCGGATGGACGGTGGCGCATCCAGCACACAACTGTAACTACTGTACCTGCACCCGATTTTAGATTTGGCTCGTTGCTAAGCAGAGCCTGCGAATGCGATTTTCGATTGGGCAATGCAGCTTGTGAGTCAGATATTGTCGAATCCCACCAACAGCTTAATAATCCAAAATCGTTCTATGCCCTTTTCGTAATCGAGGATGTTACGGATCTGACTTATCGTATCCAAGATTACCGCGCCATGCGAGATCGGGCTTTGGAAGAGATTAAGGAACGCACAAAGGTAGAGGAGGCACTCCGAGAAAGCCAGCATTTTATTCAAACAATTGCCGATGCCACGCCTTGTCTTATATACATCTATGACTTGATAGAAAAGCGGAATATCTATATCAATCGCCAAGTGGATTTATTGCTGGGTTATACAGCTGAAGAGATTCAACAAATGGGGTCGCAGTTATTTCCTGACTTGATGTATCCAGAAGATTTATGGCAAGTTTCTGCACACCAGGAAAAGTTCACTATTGCACAAGATGGTGATATTCTGGAGAGGGAATATCGAATCAAGCATCGATCGGGTGAATGGTGCTGGTTTCACAGCCGGGAAATCGTTTTCGCTAGAACGGCTGAGGGTTTGCCCAAACAAATTCTGGGAACAGCTCAAGATATCAGCAAACGCAAGTGGACGGAAGAAGCAATGCGGCTGCAAACTGAACGGGAGCGGCTGATGGGGGTAATTACTCAGCACATCCGCCAGTCGCTAAATCTCAGTGAAGTTCTCAACACTGCGGTGACGCAAGTGCGACAGTTTCTAGGGACCGATCGCGCGATCATTTTCCGCTTTGGGCCCAATACGCACAAAGACAGCAATATCGTCAAGATAGGCAATGTGGCCGTAGAATCTCTGGCCTCTAACTGCACATCTATACTGGGAGCGAACATCCCAGACTGTTGCCTCAGAGATGGTAATTTTTCTTATTATCAGCAGGGTAACATTCGAGCTATAGAAGATATTTCTACTGCCGCCAATTTTCCCAATTGCCACATCGAATTATTAAGAAACTGGGGCGTAAAAGCCAACTTGGAGGTTCCTATTCTGCAAGGAGAACAGTTGTGGGGACTGTTGATGGTTCAGCAGTGTGGGACACTCAGGGCATGGCAGCCTTTGGAGATTGAGTTAATGAAACATCTGGCGAATCAGTTAGCGATCGCCATTCAACAAGCGGAACTTTATCAACAGTTGCAAGCCGCAAACGAACAGTTGCAGCGCCTAGCCAGTTCCGATGGTTTAACTCATATAGCTAATAGGCGCAGGTTTGATGAGTATTTGCTACAGCAATTGCTGATTTTAGCTCGCGACAAACAACCGCTGTCTCTAATTTTGTGCGATATCGATTTTTTCAAATCCTATAACGATACCTACGGTCATCAAGCAGGGGATGAATGTTTGCGACTGGTTGCTAAAGCTATCCAGCGGGCAGTGAAGCGCCCTGCCGATTTAGTTGCCCGTTATGGAGGAGAAGAATTTGCGGTAATTTTGCCCAACACCGATCTCAAAGGGGCATTGCGAGTGGCAAAGGAAATCCAAATCAGAGTCAAAGATTTGCAGATTCCTCATTTCGCTTCAGAAGTCAGCGATTGTATTACCCTCAGCGCTGGGGTGGCTTGTCTGATTCCGACTGCTGACATTTCCCCAAAGGAATTGATTGCAGGGGCCGATAGGGCACTTTATCAGGCTAAAAACTTAGGACGCGATCGCATTGTAATGTGCAGCGAATCGTGCCTCAGTCAAGTGTAA
- a CDS encoding chemotaxis protein CheC: MNLTVDQVDVLQELVNIGVGRAAGVLNEMIGSPICLRIPYIKVLSPQELQPDLEIRFNGDLLSTVGLNFSGSFAGTAELIFPTESASTLVEVLTGETAGTPDLDSVKIGTLLEVGNIVLNGIMGSLSNVLVQHLEYSLPTYVEGRIDKLVNSKQLDAKASVFLAHTRFIIEQLQIAGDIVVIFKVGSFDAMLKAIDLAFEGDNERDPGSPERVWHS, translated from the coding sequence ATGAACCTAACAGTTGACCAGGTAGATGTTTTGCAGGAGTTGGTGAATATTGGCGTGGGCAGAGCCGCTGGCGTGCTAAACGAGATGATCGGTTCCCCGATTTGCCTGCGTATCCCTTATATAAAAGTGCTTTCCCCACAAGAGTTGCAACCGGATCTCGAAATACGATTCAATGGAGATCTACTTTCCACAGTAGGCTTGAACTTCTCTGGCTCGTTTGCTGGCACTGCCGAGCTAATTTTTCCGACGGAAAGTGCATCTACCCTCGTGGAAGTTCTCACAGGTGAAACTGCGGGCACTCCTGACCTGGATTCTGTGAAAATAGGAACCTTGCTTGAAGTAGGCAATATTGTTCTCAACGGCATTATGGGTTCCCTGAGTAACGTCTTAGTACAACACTTGGAATACTCACTGCCCACTTATGTAGAAGGTAGGATTGACAAGTTGGTCAATTCAAAGCAGCTTGATGCCAAGGCCAGCGTTTTCTTGGCACATACCCGTTTTATCATCGAGCAACTGCAAATTGCTGGAGATATTGTTGTAATTTTTAAAGTGGGTTCCTTCGACGCTATGCTAAAGGCCATTGACCTAGCTTTTGAGGGTGATAATGAACGAGATCCAGGCAGCCCAGAAAGAGTTTGGCATTCTTGA
- a CDS encoding Uma2 family endonuclease, whose translation MTITQAKRFTLEEYHRLTEIGFFHEDDRIELIKGEIIEMAAKGTAHETCLRNLLRELPRLVGDRGTLQSQAPIILPPNSEPEPDFAILQNREDNYLSAHPSPGDVLLVMEVADSSIDYDKNIKIPLYAEAGISDYWIFNLFNNQLEAYSESYQDNKGKFAYKNRQIVLPNQVIALPCFPDLSLDLSRVFPPKLNA comes from the coding sequence ATGACTATTACTCAAGCTAAGCGCTTTACGCTGGAAGAATATCACAGACTAACAGAAATTGGATTTTTCCATGAAGATGACCGAATCGAGTTAATTAAAGGAGAAATTATTGAAATGGCAGCCAAAGGTACAGCTCACGAAACTTGTCTGAGAAACTTGTTGCGAGAACTACCAAGACTGGTAGGAGATAGAGGAACTTTACAATCTCAGGCTCCGATTATTTTACCGCCGAACAGCGAACCAGAGCCAGATTTTGCTATTCTCCAAAACCGAGAGGATAATTATTTATCGGCTCACCCAAGTCCAGGTGATGTGTTGCTGGTGATGGAAGTAGCAGATTCTTCTATCGATTATGACAAAAATATTAAAATACCCCTCTATGCTGAAGCGGGTATATCCGACTATTGGATATTTAATTTATTCAATAATCAATTGGAAGCTTACAGCGAATCTTATCAGGATAATAAAGGGAAATTTGCATATAAAAATAGGCAAATTGTTTTGCCAAATCAGGTAATAGCTTTGCCTTGTTTTCCTGATTTGTCTTTGGATTTAAGTAGAGTGTTTCCGCCCAAACTGAACGCTTAA
- a CDS encoding DUF4112 domain-containing protein, which yields MNSAERLATLDRIRKFSRLMDSAFRIPVIGFRFGLDPIIGLIPGAGDLVSTAFSAYIIFLAARFGLPPQVMYKMILNIGLEAVVGAVPLVGDLFDAYYKSNIRNLELLERHLMVVEPEVIQQSHLETPDLVSPVPTTKTYQKVSS from the coding sequence ATGAACAGTGCCGAACGCCTTGCTACTCTCGATCGCATCCGTAAATTCAGCCGCCTGATGGATAGCGCCTTCCGCATCCCAGTGATAGGCTTTCGCTTTGGATTAGACCCCATTATCGGTTTAATTCCAGGTGCCGGAGATCTTGTAAGTACAGCCTTTTCAGCTTACATCATTTTTCTGGCTGCTCGTTTCGGCTTGCCGCCGCAAGTCATGTACAAAATGATATTAAATATCGGTCTAGAAGCTGTAGTAGGTGCAGTACCTCTGGTAGGTGACTTGTTCGATGCCTATTACAAGTCCAATATCCGTAACTTGGAGCTTTTAGAGCGACATCTCATGGTAGTTGAGCCAGAAGTTATCCAGCAAAGCCATTTGGAAACGCCGGATCTAGTTTCGCCAGTTCCGACTACGAAAACCTATCAAAAAGTTAGTTCGTAG